The Kribbella sp. HUAS MG21 genome includes the window GATCGCCTGCTTCGACGAGGCACTGGCCGACGCCGGGATCGACGACGAGCAGGTGCGGACCGTGCTGCACGAGTACTTCGCCTGGGCGACCTTCACCACCATGTACCGGCACCGGCTCGACGACGTCGACGACGGTCAGGCCGTGCCGCGCTGGTCGTGGGACGGGCTTCAGGAAGCGGCGGAGTCGTGAGGCGGTAGCGCCACGGACTTCGCGACGAGTTCGCGGGCGGGGTCGAACGGCACCGAAGGGTTGCCGTCGACGATCACGTGCGCGCGGGAGCGGGTGGCCTGCTCGGCGAAGTGGTCGCGCTCCCAGCGCATCCAGTCGAGCCAGTGGTCGCGCCACGCCTCGCCGTCGCGCTCGATGCCGCGCTCCAGGCGGACCTCGTTCGACGTCTCGACCCACAGCCGCAATGACTGCCAGTGCGCGGCGTCCCGGTCGCAGGCGGTGACACCTTCGACGATCAGCAGTTCGACGGTGTTCGGTACGACGTGCAGTTCGGCGTACGCGCCCTGGTGCCAGTCGTAGCGGCGGTACCGTCCCTCGCGGCCGTCGGCCAGCCGCTGCAGGACGTGGTCGCGGAGCAGTCCGAAGCCGCGCTCGGCGCCGGTCCAGCCCTCGTAGAGGTCGTCCATGTGGACGACGTAGGTGTTGAGATCGCGAGCGGCGGCCCGGGCGGCGAGGGCGGCGGCGACGGTGGTCTTACCGGAGCCTGCCGGTCCGTCGATGCCGATCAGCCGGGTGCGGCCGAGCTGGGGCGAGCCGTCCTGGACGTTGTCCAGGAGCGAGTCGATGGTCAGGGGCGAGCCGTGGTCAGCGGCTTTCTCAGTTGATTCCATGGCGCTTCAGGATGTCCTCGATCTCGTCGAACTCCGACGATTCCTGCTGCTTCGCCTTCCCCTTTGACGGCCTATTGGATCGCGCAGCAGCTTGAGCGGTATCGGCTGTCGCGGGTTCGGGACCCTGGGACGACAGCTCTCCCGCGGGCGAGGCGGGCTTCTTCTTCGGTGCCTTCTCCTTGTTCCCACCGCGGCCGCGGGCCACACCGGAAACGACGTACAGCACGACCGAGACGCCGAACAGCGCGACACCGGCCCAGACGGTCGGCGAGAAGATCAGGTGCGTGACCCAGCTCACGGCGGAGCGGACCACGTCCCAGACGAGCTCCAGCAGGCCGGTCAGGTACAGCGAGACCGGCAGCAAGGACCAGGCCACGCCGCGCGTGCCGGCCGCCACCCCGCGGCGCCGCCAGGCGAACCACGAGCCGATCAGACCGAGCAGCGTGAGGCCTACGCAGAACGGCAGCAGCGTCAAATCGTTGAAGTCAGGCACATACCCAGGCTCGCACAGTTGCCCTCCGATCCAAGAGGGGAACAGCCCTGACGCACCCCTGAAAGACCGGTCCGGGGAGAATGGGCGCGTGCAACCACCCGTGCAACCACCCGGTCGACCACCAGAGCGGCGACTGGCCTTCACCGGATTCGGCAACGACGACGGGTCGGCGGATCCCGCGCTGGCCAAGGCGCTCGCGGACGGTGACGGCGGCGCGGTGCTCGCGGCGCTGACGAGAGCGCGGCTGCTGGTGCCGGTGGTCGCGATACTCGGCGAGGTCGAGTACGACGACAGCGGGCTGGCGCACGACAAGACCTCGGACATGGCCGTCGCGCTGCTCCGGGGGCAGGACGGACGGAACGCGCTGCTCGCGTTCACGGGCGCCGAGAGCCTGGCCCGCTGGAATCCGCAGGCCCGCCCGATGCCGCAGCACACCCAGTTGGTCGCCACCGCGGCGATCCAGGAGGGCGCGGCCGCGATCGTCCTCGACATCGCCGGCCCAGCCACGGGCGTGATCGAGACCGACGACGTACGGCGCCTCGCCGCCGGCCTTCAGGTGGTCCGCCTGGAAGACGGCGGCTACGCGTGGATCGAGCCGCGCTGAACCTGCTGTACGACGGTCTTGCGGTGGTACGTCTCGTGAGTCCACCACAGGATGCCGACGACCGCGCCGAGGCCGAGGTCGGAGTACAGCCACCACGGCCAGTCGAAGTGGCCGAAGAACGCGAGCGACAGCCAGACGACGAACTGGACGACGGCGCCGACCAGCCAGACGCCGGTGACGACCTGCAGTCCGGTGCTGAGTCCGCGCGGCGGCACGGCGTCGTCGACGCCGGCGAAGACCTCGCGCAGCTCGCCGCGGACGAGCGCCGCGTCGAGCAGTTCGTGCCGCTCGGTGGCCTGCGGCGGGGTGAGCCGGCCGCGGCGGACGGCGGTGTCCAGCTTGGCCGCGGCGGCCTGCCGGTCGGCGGCGGACAGCTTGACCTGATCGGGGAGCAACAGCGGATCGAGAACGGTGGTCATGACGGGTACCTACGCTTTCGTGAGGGATGCTGGTAAAAAGCGTAGGGATTGAACAGTTGCGGATCCCTGGTGCTGGGATCCCGATCGAGGTGGTGCTGGCACCCCCGGGAGAAGGTGGTCATGAGCGAGGAACTGCCGCCCGGTCTGGAGCTGGCCTGGGGTGTGCTCCCGGCGCAGCGACGCGGGCCGAAGCCGGCGCTGTCGGTCGAGCAGATCGTGGCCACCGGCATCGAGTTCGGCGACCGGCACGGGTTCGAGGCGGTCTCGCTGCAGCGGATCGCGGCACATCTCGGCGTCACCACCAACGCGATGTACCGCTACGTCCGGTCCAAGGAGGAGCTGGTCGTGCTCGTCCACGACAAGGCGGTCGGGCTGCCGCCCGAGCTTCCGTCCGGGTGGCGCGCGGCGGCGATCGCGTGGGTGGACGCGCAGGTCAGGTTGTACGCGGACCGCCCGTGGCTGCTCGACGTACCGGTCCGCGGGGCGCCCGTCACGCCCAACCTGCTGCGCTGGCTCGAGGTGATGCTCGCGGCGCTCGCCGAAACCGGGTTGAGCCAGCACGACAACCTCGGCTGCCTGGTGCTGCTCGACGGACACGTGCGCAACTACGCGAACCTCGCGCGGCAGCTCGGCGCGAGCGACAGCACGCCGGTGCAGGCGGAGCAGGTCGGCCGGTTCCTGGTCCCGCGGTTGATCGAGGGCAACTATCCGACGCTGGCGTCGCTGTACCTCAACCACGAGTACGAGGACGAGCTCGACGACGACCTCGACTTCGGCCTCGCGCGCATCCTCGACGGCATCGAGGTGCTGATCAACAAAGCGTCCTAGGGCAGGACGATCCGCACCGGGCCGTCGGCGCGGGCCGCGACCCACTGCCGGTGGAAATCGCTGCCGGGGGCAACTTCCGGGCGCCGGGAGGGTTCCGTCCGCAGGTTCGCCGGAGCGGTCAGCGTGGTGGTGGGCTCCTGCGCCCGGACGCCGTTCGCCTTGACGTCCGCGATGATGTCGGCGAGCGCCTGCGCGGCCGGCTTGCGCTGGTGATCGACGGTGAACAGGCCGAGGTCGTACTCGCGGTCCGGGAAGTCGAGCAGCCGCCGGTCGATGTCGTGCGACGACCACCACGTCACGCCGTACAGCGACGGGTTCGTGAGCACGGTCCCGACCGTACGGCGGGTGAACTCGGCCTGCAGGTCGACGGGGATGTCAGGGCCGGGTACGCCGATCTCCTGCAGCCAGACGGGCCGGTCCGGGTCGAGCGCCGTGGCCCGGGCCAGCTCGATCAGGTAGTCGGCGTGCGTGAGCGTGGCCGGCCCGAGCGGGCCGTCGACGCGCGAGACGCCGTTGAAGACCCACGAGTGCACGGTGGTCAGGTCGCCCAGGTTCACCGCGTCGGCCGGGTGGAACGGGTGGTCGGCGCTGTACCACGCGTCGTCGAACACGGAGTGCAGTGCCAGGACGTCGGGCGCGGCCTTCTTCAGCGTGGTCAGCAGTTCCTGGGCCCACGCGGTCGAGGACTCCGCGGTCGTCGGGCTGTCGGGCCAGAGGTTGTTGACCTCGTTGCCCAGGGTGATCGCGAAGACGTTCTGCTTCGTCGCGACGGCGCGGGCGACGGTGTCGACGTACGTCGCGAGGCCGTCGCGGACCGTGCGGTCCTCGAAGAGGCTGGCCTTGTGCCAGGTCAGCATCCACGAGGGCAGGAAGTCGAAGCTGGACAGGTGGCCCTGGATCAGGTCGACCGCGACGGTCAGGCCGTGCTCGGCGGCCGCGTCGATCGTGTCCAGCAGGTCGGCGATCGCGCGCTCGCGGAGGATCGCCCGGTTCGGCTGGATCCACGGCCAGACCGGGAACACCCGGACGTGGTCCAGGCCCAGCCCGGCCAGGTCGGCGAAGTCCCGCCGGACGGCGTCCGGGTCGTAGTCCAGCCAGCTGTAGAACCATCCCGCCGAGGGAACGTAGTTCGCACCGAACCGGGGCGTGACGGTCTGCAAAGCCATGCCGAGGATGCTAAATCGGTTTAGGCCACAAGGGCAACTGCACCGCCACCCCAACCAACCACCCGCCCCGGCCGACCTCTCCCCGGGCGAACCCTCCAGCTGAGTGGGCATCCCCCGAACTGGAGGGTTGCCCCCTCATATTTTCAGTGGGCAACCCTCCAGTTCGGGGGATGCCCGCTGAACTGGAGGGTTGTCCCGAAGGCGCCGGGGTTGCCAAAGGTGGCTTAGCGGGCGGGGAGCGGGGCGGGTCAGCGGGGCGGGGGCGCGGTCGACTCGCGGACCGTGAGCACCGGGTCGGCGGTGCGGCGGTTGATCACCGTGGCCGGGTCGGCGATCGTGTCGAGCAGCACCTCGGCGGCCTGCCGTCCGAAGTCGTAGGTGTCCCGGGACAGCGCGGTCAGCGCCGGATGCATCAGCTGGGTGAGGATCGAGTCGTCGAAGGCCACGATCGACAGGTCGGCCGGCACCGCGACGCCCATCTCCATCGCGACCCCGAGGCCGGCCACCGCCATCACGTCGCTGTCGTAGACGATCGCGGTCGGGCGGTCCGGCTGGGACAGCAGCTTGCGGGTGATCGCGGCGCCCTCGGCGTCGCTGAAGTCCGTGGTCAGCGAGGGCGCGTCGAGCAGCCCGAGCCGGGGCGCGGCGTCGCGGACCGCGCGGATCCGGCGCTGGGTGTGCTGGAAGTTCGGCGTACCGGCGATGTGCGCGATCCGCCGGTGCCCGAGCGCGGCCAGGTACTCCACGATCGAGAGCATCGCGTCCCGGTCGTCGGCCCAGACCGAGGCGAGCGCGCCCTTGCCGCCGCGGCCGCCGATCACCACGGCCGGCAGCTCGAGCGCCTTCAGCTCGTCGATCCGCGGGTCCTTCACGGTCAGGTCGACCAGGATCACGCCGTCGACGCGGTGCTCCGACGACCACCGCCGGTACACCTCGATCTCCGCCGCGGTGTCCTCGACGATCAGCAGCTGCAGCGAGATCGACTCCGCGGACAGCCCCGACTGCACGCCGGACAGCAGGTGCGCGAAGAACGGCTCGACGCCGAGCGTCTTGGCCGGCCGGGCGATCACCATCCCGACCGAGTCCACCCGGGACGCGCCGAGCGCCCGCGCCGCACTGTGCGGCCGCCAGCTCATCTGCTCGGCGATCTTCAGGATCCGTTCCCGGGTCGCGTCGCTGACGCCGGGCCGCCCGTTCAGCGCGAACGACACCGCGCCCTTGGACACCCCGGCCCTGGTCGCGATGTCCGCGATCGTCGGTCTCGCCATCGTGATTCCTCCTGCCCTTGACAGCGGATTCTACGATGTGGATAGTTCGGGAGCTATACCGGTTTATCAATTCCAGGAGATCCCATGCGTAGACGCCGTCCGGCGGTGGTGGCCATGCTCGCCGCCGCCGCTCTCACCCTCGCCGGTTGCGGGCTCGGTTCGGAGGACTCCGGCGGCAGCGGCGGTGCCAAGCCCACCGTCGACGCGAACGCCCAGGTGACCGGTGAGGTCAGCTTCCAGACCTGGGCGCTGAAGCCCAAGTTCACGTCGTACGTCGAAGGCGTGATCAAGGCGTTCGAGGCCAAGTACCCGGGCACCAAGGTCACCTGGCTGGACCAGCCGGGCGACGGCTACGACAAGAAGGTGCTCAGCCAGGCCTCGGCCGGCCAGCTCCCCGACGTCACGAACCTGCCGCCGGACTTCGCGCTCAGCCTGGCCAAGCAGAACATGCTGCTGGATGTCGCCGCCGCGGACCCGAAGATCAAGGACGAGTACGTCGAGGGCGGCGTGCAGGCGTACCAGTACCAGGGCATGGACGGCACGTTCGGCTACCCGTGGTACCTGAACACCGACATCGACTACTGGAACGCGACCAAGTTCGCCGCGGCCGGCCTGGACGTGAAGAACCCGCCGAAGACGTTCGACGAGCTGCTCGCGGCCGCGAAGGTCATGCACGACAAGACCGGCGGCAAGGAATACCTGATGAGCCGGCTGCCGGGGATCGGCGACTTCACCAACGCCGGCGTCAAGATCCTGTCCGACGACGGCAAGAAGTTCGTCTTCAACACCCCCGAGGCCGCCGCGCTGCTGGACAAGTACCGGGACGCCTACAAGGCCGGGTACATGCCGCGCGACATCCTGACCAACGAGTACCTGGGCAACTCCAAGCTCTTCACCCAGAGCAAGGTCGCCTGGACCACCGGCGGCGGCAACGCGATCCAGGACTTCGTCAAGGACAACCCGTCGCTGAAGGGCAAGGTCGTGCCGTCGCCCGCGCTGGACACCCCGCCGCTGTACGTGCAGGGCCTGTCGGTGTCGGCGAAGACCAAGAACCAGGCGGCCGCGATCGCGCTGGCCCGGTTCGTCACGAACGCCGAGAACCAGGCCGCGTTCGCGAAGATCGTGAACATCTTCCCGTCCACCAAGGCCTCCGCCTCGGACCCGTACTTCTCGAAGTCCGACGGTACGCCGGAGAGTGACGCCAAGGTGCTCGCGTTCGAGTCGCTGGCCAAGGCCAAGGTGCTGCAGCCGCCGGTGATCAGTGGAGCGACCAACGACTTCATCGGTCAGCAGATCTCGCTGGCGATCGCCGGCAAGATCTCCTCGCAGGCAGCCCTCGACGCCGCGGTCGCCAAGGCCAACCAGCTACTCACCCAGTGATGCGTCATCAGCGCTGGTTCACCCCGTGGGTGCTGGTGATCCCGGCACTCACGTGGTTGCTGGTCTTCAACCTCTGGCCGTCGATCAACACGGTCATCCTGTCGTTCACCAACGCCAAGCCGCTGGGCGGCGGGACGTTCGTCGGGCTGAAGAACTTCGAGACCCTGCTGCACGACGAGCAGCTGCGGTGGGCGCTGCTGAACAGCGTCATCTACATGGTGGTCTGCCTGCCGTTCCTGACCGTCCTGCCGCTGCTGCTCGCCGTGCTGGTGGAGAAGAAGCTGCCCGGGATCACGTTCTTCCGGACCGCTTTCTACACCCCGGTGGTGGCGTCGGCGGTCGTGGTGGCGCTGATCTGGCAATGGATCCTGGACGACCGCGGCCTGGTGAACGGGCTCGCGGAGAAGCTCGGCGTCATCTCCGGGCCGCTGCCGTTCCTGTCCGACCAGTGGTTGTTGCTGCTGAGCGCGATCAGCCTGACGATCTGGAAGGGGCTCGGGTACTACATGATCATCTACCTGGCCGCTCTCGGGAACGTCGGGCGTGAGCTGCACCAGGCGGCCGCTGTCGACGGCGCCGGGCCGCTGCGGCGGTTCGTGCACGTCACGATCCCCGGGGTCCGCGGGACGATGATCCTGATCTCGATCCTGATTTCGGTGTCGGCGCTGCGGGTGTTCTCGGAGCTGTTCATCCTGAGCGGCGGCAAGGGCGGTCCGGGCGGCCGTGACAACTCGGTGGTGATGCTGATCCAGCAGTACAGCCAGGGCTTCGAGGGCAACCTCGGGTACGCGTCGGCGCTGTCGATCGTGCTGTTCTTCGTCACCGTTGTACCGATGCTGATCCTGGCCCGGCTCAACCGGCGAGGAGCCGAAGCATGAGTGTGGTAACCGATCCGGTGCGTCCCGTCGAGGCGCCTGCACGCAGTACGCCGCCGCGGCGGAAGGGGTCGTTCGGGTTCAACTCGATCTCGCCGCGCGAGCGGGTGGCGCGGTACGTGCTGCTGGTGTTCGTGCTGCTGATCACGATCGGGCCGTTCCTGT containing:
- a CDS encoding SseB family protein — encoded protein: MQPPVQPPGRPPERRLAFTGFGNDDGSADPALAKALADGDGGAVLAALTRARLLVPVVAILGEVEYDDSGLAHDKTSDMAVALLRGQDGRNALLAFTGAESLARWNPQARPMPQHTQLVATAAIQEGAAAIVLDIAGPATGVIETDDVRRLAAGLQVVRLEDGGYAWIEPR
- a CDS encoding DUF1707 domain-containing protein, which gives rise to MTTVLDPLLLPDQVKLSAADRQAAAAKLDTAVRRGRLTPPQATERHELLDAALVRGELREVFAGVDDAVPPRGLSTGLQVVTGVWLVGAVVQFVVWLSLAFFGHFDWPWWLYSDLGLGAVVGILWWTHETYHRKTVVQQVQRGSIHA
- a CDS encoding TetR/AcrR family transcriptional regulator, with product MSEELPPGLELAWGVLPAQRRGPKPALSVEQIVATGIEFGDRHGFEAVSLQRIAAHLGVTTNAMYRYVRSKEELVVLVHDKAVGLPPELPSGWRAAAIAWVDAQVRLYADRPWLLDVPVRGAPVTPNLLRWLEVMLAALAETGLSQHDNLGCLVLLDGHVRNYANLARQLGASDSTPVQAEQVGRFLVPRLIEGNYPTLASLYLNHEYEDELDDDLDFGLARILDGIEVLINKAS
- a CDS encoding glycosyl hydrolase, whose protein sequence is MALQTVTPRFGANYVPSAGWFYSWLDYDPDAVRRDFADLAGLGLDHVRVFPVWPWIQPNRAILRERAIADLLDTIDAAAEHGLTVAVDLIQGHLSSFDFLPSWMLTWHKASLFEDRTVRDGLATYVDTVARAVATKQNVFAITLGNEVNNLWPDSPTTAESSTAWAQELLTTLKKAAPDVLALHSVFDDAWYSADHPFHPADAVNLGDLTTVHSWVFNGVSRVDGPLGPATLTHADYLIELARATALDPDRPVWLQEIGVPGPDIPVDLQAEFTRRTVGTVLTNPSLYGVTWWSSHDIDRRLLDFPDREYDLGLFTVDHQRKPAAQALADIIADVKANGVRAQEPTTTLTAPANLRTEPSRRPEVAPGSDFHRQWVAARADGPVRIVLP
- a CDS encoding LacI family DNA-binding transcriptional regulator → MARPTIADIATRAGVSKGAVSFALNGRPGVSDATRERILKIAEQMSWRPHSAARALGASRVDSVGMVIARPAKTLGVEPFFAHLLSGVQSGLSAESISLQLLIVEDTAAEIEVYRRWSSEHRVDGVILVDLTVKDPRIDELKALELPAVVIGGRGGKGALASVWADDRDAMLSIVEYLAALGHRRIAHIAGTPNFQHTQRRIRAVRDAAPRLGLLDAPSLTTDFSDAEGAAITRKLLSQPDRPTAIVYDSDVMAVAGLGVAMEMGVAVPADLSIVAFDDSILTQLMHPALTALSRDTYDFGRQAAEVLLDTIADPATVINRRTADPVLTVRESTAPPPR
- a CDS encoding sugar ABC transporter substrate-binding protein, coding for MRRRRPAVVAMLAAAALTLAGCGLGSEDSGGSGGAKPTVDANAQVTGEVSFQTWALKPKFTSYVEGVIKAFEAKYPGTKVTWLDQPGDGYDKKVLSQASAGQLPDVTNLPPDFALSLAKQNMLLDVAAADPKIKDEYVEGGVQAYQYQGMDGTFGYPWYLNTDIDYWNATKFAAAGLDVKNPPKTFDELLAAAKVMHDKTGGKEYLMSRLPGIGDFTNAGVKILSDDGKKFVFNTPEAAALLDKYRDAYKAGYMPRDILTNEYLGNSKLFTQSKVAWTTGGGNAIQDFVKDNPSLKGKVVPSPALDTPPLYVQGLSVSAKTKNQAAAIALARFVTNAENQAAFAKIVNIFPSTKASASDPYFSKSDGTPESDAKVLAFESLAKAKVLQPPVISGATNDFIGQQISLAIAGKISSQAALDAAVAKANQLLTQ
- a CDS encoding sugar ABC transporter permease, producing the protein MRHQRWFTPWVLVIPALTWLLVFNLWPSINTVILSFTNAKPLGGGTFVGLKNFETLLHDEQLRWALLNSVIYMVVCLPFLTVLPLLLAVLVEKKLPGITFFRTAFYTPVVASAVVVALIWQWILDDRGLVNGLAEKLGVISGPLPFLSDQWLLLLSAISLTIWKGLGYYMIIYLAALGNVGRELHQAAAVDGAGPLRRFVHVTIPGVRGTMILISILISVSALRVFSELFILSGGKGGPGGRDNSVVMLIQQYSQGFEGNLGYASALSIVLFFVTVVPMLILARLNRRGAEA